One window of Streptomyces sp. FIT100 genomic DNA carries:
- the lhgO gene encoding L-2-hydroxyglutarate oxidase, which translates to MVTASYATYGGAYDCDVLVIGGGIIGLSTAYALTRAAPGTSVVVLEKEAGPAHHQTGRNSGVIHSGIYYRPGSLKARYAVRGAAEMVKFCAEYGLAHEVTGKLIVATDREELPRLHALVQRGRENGIPVRELGPAQIAEYEPRVRGVAAIHVGTTGVCDFGAVAAQLAEEADAAGAQIVYGEEVRAVDRRPFGVAVRTSSGRIVRARALVNCAGLHCDEVARLAGDEPAVRIVPFRGEYYELDRPELVRGLVYPVPDPAFPFLGVHLTRGIEGTVHVGPNAVPALAREGYGWSTVHPRELAATLSWPGSWRIARRHWRYGTGELYRSLSKRAFTEAVRRLLPPVAEDDLRPVAAGVRAQAVLRDGTLVDDFLIQEAPRTVHVLNAPSPAATASLPIGREVARRALAHLA; encoded by the coding sequence GTGGTGACGGCGTCATACGCGACGTACGGCGGCGCGTACGACTGTGACGTGCTGGTGATCGGTGGCGGGATCATCGGCCTGTCGACGGCGTACGCCCTGACGCGCGCCGCGCCGGGCACATCCGTGGTCGTGCTGGAGAAGGAGGCCGGCCCGGCCCACCACCAGACCGGGCGGAACAGCGGAGTGATCCACAGCGGGATCTACTACCGGCCGGGTTCGCTGAAGGCGCGCTACGCCGTGCGGGGCGCGGCGGAGATGGTGAAGTTCTGCGCGGAGTACGGGCTCGCCCATGAGGTCACCGGCAAGCTGATCGTCGCCACCGACCGCGAGGAGCTCCCGCGGCTGCACGCCCTGGTCCAGCGCGGCAGGGAGAACGGGATTCCGGTGCGCGAGCTGGGCCCGGCGCAGATCGCCGAGTACGAGCCGCGGGTCCGGGGGGTCGCGGCGATCCATGTGGGGACGACCGGCGTGTGCGACTTCGGGGCGGTCGCGGCACAGCTCGCGGAGGAGGCCGACGCCGCGGGCGCACAGATCGTGTACGGCGAGGAGGTGCGGGCCGTCGACCGGCGCCCGTTCGGCGTCGCGGTGCGCACGTCCTCCGGGCGGATCGTCCGGGCGCGGGCGCTGGTGAACTGCGCGGGGCTGCACTGCGACGAGGTGGCGCGTCTGGCGGGCGACGAGCCGGCGGTACGGATCGTCCCCTTCCGGGGGGAGTACTACGAGCTCGACCGCCCCGAGCTGGTCCGCGGCCTCGTCTATCCGGTGCCGGATCCCGCCTTCCCCTTCCTCGGGGTGCACCTCACCCGGGGCATCGAGGGCACCGTCCACGTCGGGCCGAACGCGGTGCCGGCGCTCGCCCGCGAGGGGTACGGCTGGTCCACGGTCCATCCCCGCGAGCTGGCGGCCACACTGAGCTGGCCGGGCTCCTGGCGGATCGCCCGCCGCCACTGGCGGTACGGGACGGGCGAGCTGTACCGCTCCCTGTCCAAGCGCGCCTTCACGGAGGCGGTGCGGCGGCTGCTGCCCCCGGTGGCGGAGGACGACCTGCGGCCGGTGGCGGCGGGCGTGCGGGCGCAGGCGGTGCTGCGGGACGGCACGCTCGTGGACGACTTCCTCATCCAGGAGGCCCCCCGCACGGTCCACGTACTGAACGCGCCGTCCCCTGCGGCGACGGCCTCCCTCCCCATCGGCCGCGAGGTGGCCCGAAGGGCCCTGGCCCACCTGGCCTGA